A genome region from Eremothecium cymbalariae DBVPG#7215 chromosome 4, complete sequence includes the following:
- the SWF1 gene encoding palmitoyltransferase SWF1 (similar to Ashbya gossypii AGR065W) — protein MSMLVVLWLLALCQIVLVLVSPLFKSWQPFRWYYAAVFRPLFRQEEEYKWKYWLVPAFYTGIYIYCSFVFYVHVYGEIRSGLYTLEARCLPVVLALPLLSGYYTIVTSPHDTITYVGPEIPFDGIIFHDNIVCRSCRLKKAARSKHCSICGRCILVADHHCVWLNNCIGLGNYQYFYLFLLSNCSMLSYATIRLSSVAPSGLWRSNKSFLSLMILVCCFAVISISFTYMQFALVRDGMTTNEKDKWYTIHKLMRNEQLLKLNNDCKFYIRIKNSPTPSSHTSTSTRTTHYQYEYYSTNPYDPKTYSLSDTSYHVVNSYQDIPNIYDRCSFWQNLKQRCVL, from the coding sequence ATGTCAATGCTGGTGGTTTTATGGCTTTTGGCGTTATGCCAAATtgtgctggtgctggttTCTCCTCTATTTAAGTCATGGCAGCCCTTTAGGTGGTATTACGCAGCAGTTTTCCGGCCTCTATTCAGGCAAGAGGAGGAGTACAAGTGGAAGTATTGGTTGGTGCCTGCGTTTTATACTGGGATATACATATACTGCAGCTTTGTTTTTTATGTGCATGTTTATGGAGAAATCCGTAGTGGGTTGTATACGCTAGAGGCTAGGTGTCTTCCTGTAGTATTGGCTCTACCACTGCTGTCGGGATATTACACAATAGTCACATCGCCGCATGACACGATTACTTACGTAGGCCCCGAGATACCGTTTGATGGGATTATATTCCATGATAACATTGTTTGTCGCAGTTGTCGGTTGAAGAAAGCTGCCAGATCGAAGCATTGTTCTATATGCGGGAGGTGTATACTTGTTGCGGACCATCATTGTGTGTGGTTGAACAACTGCATTGGGCTTGGaaattatcaatatttctACTTGTTTCTTCTCTCTAATTGCTCCATGCTTTCTTATGCCACCATTCGCTTGTCCAGCGTAGCACCTTCTGGTTTATGGCGTTCGAATAAGTCTTTTTTGTCCTTGATGATACTGGTATGCTGCTTTGCTGTGATTTCCATTAGTTTCACTTATATGCAGTTTGCCCTTGTTCGCGATGGGATGACTACAAACGAAAAAGATAAGTGGTACACAATCCACAAATTAATGAGGAACGAGCAGCTATTGAAGCTTAACAATGATTGTAAATTCTACATTCGCATTAAAAACAGTCCGACTCCTTCTTCTCACACCTCGACCTCGACAAGGACGACACATTATCAGTATGAATACTACAGTACAAATCCCTACGACCCGAAGACATATTCGCTTTCTGATACGTCATACCATGTAGTAAATTCTTACCAAGATATACCAAATATATACGACCGCTGTTCCTTTTGGCAAAATCTCAAACAGAGGTGCGTTCTTTGA
- a CDS encoding uncharacterized protein (similar to Ashbya gossypii AGR064C), translating to MIPLAYIASQQRNALLHVQLQQQKQQQGQESTNRHSVMDQRVPTVEIDKKYWHQQLNLLQHLLRVNNDEQWLFNSVKVRQDVLKTCNNQRWAYFGMEKFKCLFQLNQMLKGIKLDDKQLYKINEKVSFLLYEAHSQAHPYLLDGKTITTTMLSVFICICELIICFDPKTEVHVALCRCIVNGISSQFLRPYIRELWNAVRES from the coding sequence ATGATCCCCTTGGCGTATATTGCTTCGCAGCAACGAAATGCGTTGCTCCACGTTCAACTGCAACAAcagaagcagcaacagGGCCAAGAAAGCACTAATAGGCATTCTGTGATGGATCAACGTGTTCCCACGGTTGAAATAGATAAGAAGTATTGGCACCAACAACTGAATTTGTTACAGCACCTTTTGCGAGTAAATAATGATGAGCAATGGCTATTTAATTCTGTTAAGGTTAGACAGGATGTTCTTAAGACATGTAATAATCAGCGGTGGGCATATTTTGGGATGGAGAAGTTCAAGTGTTTATTTCAGTTGAATCAGATGCTTAAAGGGATAAAGTTGGATGACAAGCAGCTTTATAAAATCAATGAGAAGGTTAGTTTTCTGTTATATGAAGCGCATTCGCAAGCGCACCCTTACTTGTTGGATGGGAAGACAATCACCACGACGATGCTAAGTGTTTTTATATGTATCTGCGAGCTGATCATCTGTTTCGATCCCAAGACAGAAGTTCACGTGGCGCTGTGTAGATGCATCGTGAATGGGATCTCTTCTCAGTTCTTAAGACCATATATTCGGGAGCTATGGAATGCAGTGAGGGAATCGTAG
- the MIM2 gene encoding Mim2p (similar to Ashbya gossypii AGR063W) yields MSTGSNDISKLQQSLSHLGQPFHKHIDHAEKPIPELDNRNTIDDGDLDYDSYSEDYGYDMDEFDSINYSEELLNAQWQWEQSLEQLKQVVNWLVLPLVGKLLGRRAAGIIWSRFMAWWWVS; encoded by the coding sequence ATGTCTACTGGTTCGAATGACATTTCTAAATTACAGCAATCCTTGTCACACCTGGGACAGCCTTTCCATAAACATATAGACCACGCGGAGAAACCAATACCTGAACTAGACAATCGAAATACAATCGACGATGGTGATCTCGACTACGATTCGTACAGCGAAGATTATGGTTACGATAtggatgaatttgatagtATAAACTATAGTGAAGAATTATTGAATGCACAGTGGCAATGGGAGCAGTCTTTAGAGCAATTAAAACAAGTTGTAAATTGGTTAGTCCTTCCCTTAGTTGGGAAGCTGCTTGGCAGAAGAGCAGCCGGTATCATCTGGAGCCGGTTTATGGCGTGGTGGTGGGTGAGTTAA
- the ICT1 gene encoding lysophosphatidic acid acyltransferase ICT1 (similar to Ashbya gossypii AGR062C) → MNRVSHTRFSPWRLLRRLFKPLPLEHRRSGWKLWATQLVEKPFLRLKRLESQLMIGMPSKPENVLLMDVINQWSFYNPDAKIQTPTLLLHGYATSSMCYHRNMPQLSEGIKHLYTIDLPANGLSKELPLELDIAKPIVFKPEFNSVKSEFHIPYTIDGLHHRCAIQKLEDYYIDSIELWRRKNSLGAINLVGHSFGGYISFKYSIKYPQNVKKLCLISPIGVERNIYSVHNNWRSNCPYSIDYEDPSSKHFANKTMIPEFVFNEQTKLLRLMGPLGAKLGWKYINAVYSKVPNFLYLEFIFTLIYGKNVMTDTSRNIFTYLFTNSLLARDPMLDSLEHLHVDKLLMLYGEHDWVRSQPGKMMVEEFNKQRSHPSGTLTVVPDASHNLFLDNPVFFNVALLNFLKE, encoded by the coding sequence ATGAATCGAGTATCGCATACTAGGTTTTCGCCATGGAGGCTTCTCAGACGATTGTTCAAACCTTTGCCCCTGGAACATAGGAGATCTGGTTGGAAATTGTGGGCGACGCAGCTAGTGGAGAAGCCCTTTCTTCGATTGAAGAGATTGGAATCACAACTGATGATTGGCATGCCATCGAAACCGGAGAATGTGTTATTAATGGATGTAATTAATCAGTGGAGCTTCTATAACCCGGATGCAAAGATACAGACACCCACTCTACTCCTACATGGCTATGCAACGTCATCTATGTGTTACCATCGTAATATGCCACAGCTAAGTGAAGGTATTAAACATCTTTATACAATTGACCTACCGGCTAATGGTCTATCGAAGGAATTGCCATTGGAGCTTGATATAGCTAAACCTATAGTTTTCAAGCCAGAATTTAATAGCGTCAAGTCTGAATTCCATATCCCATACACTATTGATGGTTTACATCATAGATGTGCAATACAAAAGCTTGAAGATTACTATATAGATAGTATTGAACTATGGAGAAGAAAGAATTCCCTGGGAGCGATCAATCTAGTTGGGCATTCATTTGGCGGGTATATTTCGTTTAAATATTCCATCAAGTATCCACAAAATGTCAAGAAGTTATGTTTAATATCACCAATTGGCGTTGAGAGAAATATCTATTCAGTTCACAACAACTGGCGCAGCAACTGCCCTTATAGCATCGACTATGAAGATCCTTCCTCCAAGCATTTTGCCAACAAGACGATGATACCTGAGTTCGTGTTCAACGAACAAACAAAGCTACTGCGTTTAATGGGACCATTAGGTGCAAAACTTGGTTGGAAGTATATTAACGCGGTTTACTCAAAGGTGCCAAATTTTCTTTACCTTGAGTTTATTTTCACTTTGATCTACGGCAAGAATGTAATGACTGATACCTCCAGGAATATCTTCACTTATCTGTTCACAAACTCTCTGCTTGCACGGGATCCCATGCTTGACTCGTTAGAACATCTCCATGTTGACAAACTACTAATGCTATACGGAGAGCATGATTGGGTTAGAAGTCAACCAGGGAAAATGAtggttgaagaattcaataaaCAAAGATCTCATCCAAGTGGAACATTAACTGTGGTTCCTGATGCATCACATAATTTGTTCTTAGATAATCCTGTCTTCTTTAATGTAGCACTGTTAAATTTCCTAAAGGAATGA
- the CHA4 gene encoding Cha4p (similar to Ashbya gossypii AGR061C), whose product MKSVKDCSKLKLACQSCRKRRRKCDLQMPCLNCQKFGVECLPIDQDLRKKRYTTGYVQSLHSHISLLESYMRRLKEANDDNERNKILASISIDDINEENATITASMADSAYLMNTSRTVGAVEHNSEPISTIITANASSATSHNSVVHTKNQVVSSSIYSSDSLYIRKRDPVVPIGDANEAPATNMKNLSRSPLILRALSFFFKWLYPGPFTFIHRETFLSAFFGDINTKTYYCSEELVFAIAALGSRLSQSSDDLYAKSTEYYNLSKLKVLNKVFHLEANTYIGSYSSSSKLAIVQTLLCLAFYDIGNGENPLAWYESGLAFRIAHEIGLHLNPEAWDSVYADKLSHLDIEVRSRIYWGCYIADHLIAVLFGRSHTLRLSNSTIPETDELPNIETGIEDYQYEPGVSLHMAKPLKKLIVLSRITEVFASKIFIKAGSMAQRSEYLRKFNLEFYNWRMNLPEEFRWTKSSIKDCDNNPTLTYIWYHYYIILLSYNKPFMEELEQSRIIIQETIYEIHCLLLSFKKQHKTFERCNIYMVYAAILSIQCLESGSIRKTNLNDFMDFLGSPTLNYDLAKKMFDNEVSTNDSIELLGTLTNGNDFTFKYNFDFTLLNEIDTLIGGSNINIT is encoded by the coding sequence ATGAAATCGGTTAAAGATTGTAGCAAGCTAAAGTTGGCATGTCAAAGCTGCAGGAAAAGAAGGCGTAAATGTGATCTACAAATGCCTTGTCTTAACTGCCAAAAATTTGGAGTGGAATGCCTTCCCATAGACCAAGACTTGAGGAAAAAACGTTATACAACAGGGTATGTCCAGTCGCTGCATAGTCATATCTCTCTATTGGAATCCTATATGAGAAGACTAAAGGAGGCCAACGATGACAACGAGCGAAATAAAATTTTAGCTTCTATAAGcattgatgatatcaatgAGGAAAATGCAACGATTACGGCAAGTATGGCTGATTCTGCATACCTCATGAATACTTCACGTACTGTTGGAGCTGTGGAACATAATTCAGAACCTATTTCTACAATAATTACTGCTAATGCGTCTAGTGCTACATCGCACAATTCAGTTGTTCACACAAAAAACCAGGTAGTTTCGTCCTCAATATACTCTAGCGATTCGCTATACATCCGAAAGAGAGATCCAGTGGTACCTATAGGAGATGCAAATGAGGCTCCTGCGACAAATATGAAGAATCTTTCGAGGAGCCCACTAATATTGCGCGCTTTatcattctttttcaagtgGCTATACCCTGGTCCATTTACTTTTATTCACAGAGAAACTTTCCTTAGTGCCTTTTTTGGAGATATAAATACCAAGACTTATTACTGCTCTGAAGAATTAGTCTTTGCCATTGCCGCACTGGGCTCCCGGCTGTCGCAGAGTTCCGATGATTTGTATGCCAAATCCACGGAATATTACAATCTTTCTAAACTGAAGGTTCTGAATAAAGTTTTTCACCTGGAAGCTAATACCTATATAGGAAGTTATTCCTCCTCTTCTAAATTGGCTATTGTTCAAACTCTCCTATGTTTGGCTTTCTATGATATTGGTAATGGTGAAAATCCATTAGCTTGGTATGAATCAGGGTTGGCATTTCGTATAGCTCATGAGATTGGGTTACATTTAAATCCTGAAGCCTGGGATAGTGTTTATGCTGATAAACTGTCGCACTTAGATATCGAAGTTAGAAGCAGAATATATTGGGGATGTTACATTGCAGATCATCTTATTGCAGTTTTATTCGGGAGATCTCATACGTTGAGGTTATCGAATTCTACAATTCCAGAGACAGATGAGCTGCCTAATATTGAAACTGGGATTGAAGATTACCAATATGAACCCGGAGTTTCTTTACATATGGCGAAGCccttaaaaaaattgattgTGTTGTCTAGGATCACCGAAGTATTCgcatcaaaaatattcatcaaGGCAGGCTCTATGGCCCAAAGGAGTGAGTACCTAAGAAAATTCAATCTAGAATTCTACAATTGGAGGATGAATCTCCCAGAAGAATTTCGTTGGACAAAGAGTTCAATCAAAGATTGCGATAACAATCCAACCTTGACTTACATATGGTACCACTACTACATAATTCTTCTGTCTTACAATAAGCCATTTATGGAAGAACTAGAGCAAAGTAGGATCATTATCCAAGAAACAATTTACGAAATCCATTGtctattattatcctttAAGAAACAACACAAAACATTCGAGAGATGTAATATCTATATGGTCTACGCAGCAATTTTGTCAATCCAGTGTTTGGAAAGTGGATCTATTAGAAAAACGAACCTAAATGATTTCATGGACTTTCTGGGTTCACCAACTTTGAATTATGATTTGGCCAAAAAAATGTTTGATAACGAGGTGAGTACCAATGATAGCATTGAGTTATTGGGAACCTTGACCAATGGTAATGACTTCACATTCAAGTACAACTTTGATTTCACCTTGTTGAATGAAATTGACACACTAATTGGAGGTtctaatattaatattactTAA
- a CDS encoding uncharacterized protein (similar to Ashbya gossypii AGR060W): protein MNLLGKSLEVLQQNGYQFALLLKHRSTVRQDPCIFDELLISNNLNDVLIEQVNKLAFKLRSVSSDMHMRDNSSVLVSSNRLQFQAHHHPCNNDINKYRHNTFQTTERLPTVDLNIADFVAIEKYFNVAFRLLRQLPCKQISKCWIKVIEPKKKARFPYTLGEKSKPSWWPQKVQHREPDHLQKPDRVALMIAIMLYVAPMWYQKNREIYKDMRDATHTLFKNDREGFLKSVILENAYKVSQAIAETRKRRPFMLNVLDLSKIKSTKQYCEFIKNLEQKLEVLKQSDLFQHGPAVSQIDYQIKPFINHCNNLGDEDETDLESCQEQDSDETISSYARSDFCGSNEEVDVMVCQHLQPVRNPDVDYSDAFQSYLDDSTHRSSEDDQSALL from the coding sequence ATGAACCTCCTGGGGAAATCGTTAGAGGTATTACAACAGAACGGCTACCAATTTGCCCTGCTTTTAAAGCATCGAAGCACCGTCAGACAGGATCCTTGCATATTCGATGAATTGTTAATTTCGAATAATCTTAATGATGTCTTAATAGAGCAAGTCAATAAGTTGGCATTTAAATTAAGGTCTGTATCGTCAGATATGCATATGCGTGATAATAGTAGCGTTCTGGTTAGCAGTAATCGTCTTCAATTCCAAGCACACCATCATCCTTGCAATAACGACATTAATAAATACAGGCATAATACATTTCAGACCACCGAACGACTGCCTACAGTGGATCTAAACATTGCCGATTTTGTTGCCAttgagaaatattttaacGTTGCATTTCGTTTGCTACGTCAGTTACCATGCAAACAGATATCAAAGTGCTGGATTAAGGTCATCGAaccgaagaagaaggccaGGTTTCCGTACACCTTGGGAGAAAAGTCTAAACCCAGTTGGTGGCCGCAGAAGGTTCAGCATCGTGAACCAGACCACTTACAAAAACCTGATAGAGTAGCATTAATGATTGCCATCATGTTATATGTAGCACCGATGTGGTACCAAAAAAATCGAGAGATATACAAGGATATGAGAGACGCTACACATacattatttaaaaatgatagGGAAGGTTTTCTGAAGAGTGTGATCTTAGAGAACGCCTATAAGGTTTCACAAGCAATTGCAGAAACTAGGAAAAGGAGGCCTTTTATGTTGAATGTGTTGGATCTCAGTAAAATTAAGTCCACAAAACAATATTGTGAGTTCATTAAAAATCTAGAGCAAAAACTGGAGGTGTTGAAACAATCTGATTTATTCCAGCATGGCCCAGCTGTCTCACAGATCGATTATCAGATTAAACCGTTCATCAATCATTGTAACAACTTAGgtgatgaggatgaaacAGATCTTGAATCTTGCCAAGAGCAGGATTCAGACGAGACGATAAGTTCATATGCGCGTTCGGATTTTTGCGGATCcaatgaagaagttgatgtAATGGTATGCCAACACTTGCAACCAGTTCGGAATCCGGATGTTGATTATAGTGATGCCTTTCAGTCTTACTTGGATGATTCTACGCACAGATCCTCTGAAGATGACCAATCTGCATTGTTATGA
- the HRT3 gene encoding SCF ubiquitin ligase complex subunit HRT3 (similar to Saccharomyces cerevisiae YLR097C HRT3), with protein sequence MPSKAVRMPERTLELPDEPIPESAEDALYLWETGAQKESRGCLGDAINCYRKALRLDPNVESLYIKQVRELQISPKPKISSTEEHSQNKKYGKGHEQEQEQEQEHSPDKNDCCWLLDCYPNDILLRIVEEVVLQAPESWINLSLTCSTFNKLCFHNSVPYKAFAEYIYSFQHYSPNPPPATPNVIDHARWAGNYDRMLKELPYVKFQGVYISIVNYLRHGVAAEGSLSFVSPVQMVTYFRYLRFYPDGTCLRLVTTDVPNQVVNSFTKEAAIPMSSVCRWSLGHPASPHQNRLQITRTTDKYNFVEELIIAHQAKKLHHRLKWLKSYSFDSDGQRTDFSLRNEKPFNFSRVTSYPPPSSSLNPSLNP encoded by the coding sequence ATGCCAAGCAAAGCCGTTAGAATGCCTGAACGAACGTTAGAATTGCCTGATGAGCCTATTCCTGAATCAGCAGAAGATGCGTTATATCTATGGGAAACAGGAGCCCAGAAAGAAAGCCGTGGGTGTCTTGGAGATGCCATAAATTGTTACAGGAAAGCCCTGAGGCTGGATCCAAATGTGGAATCGCTATATATCAAACAGGTTAGAGAACTGCAAATTTCACctaaaccaaaaatatcatctacAGAAGAACATAGCCAAAATAAGAAATATGGTAAGGGCCATGAGCAGGAACAGGAACAGGAACAGGAACACTCCCCCGACAAAAATGACTGCTGCTGGCTCCTGGATTGCTATCCCAACGACATCCTGTTGCGTATAGTCGAGGAAGTTGTCCTGCAGGCTCCTGAATCGTGGATAAATCTGTCACTTACATGTTCAACGTTTAACAAGCTGTGTTTCCACAATTCCGTGCCGTACAAAGCATTTGCAGAATACATATACTCTTTTCAGCACTACAGTCCTAACCCCCCCCCTGCCACCCCCAATGTCATCGACCATGCCCGCTGGGCAGGTAACTATGATCGCATGCTCAAGGAGCTACCATACGTGAAATTCCAAGGCGTCTACATCAGCATCGTTAACTACCTCAGACACGGCGTCGCCGCCGAGGGCTCCCTCTCCTTCGTAAGCCCTGTCCAAATGGTCACATATTTCCGCTACCTCCGCTTCTATCCCGACGGAACCTGTCTCCGACTTGTCACCACCGACGTGCCCAATCAAGTGGTCAATTCCTTCaccaaagaagcagctaTCCCCATGTCCTCCGTCTGTCGTTGGTCTCTAGGCCACCCCGCTTCCCCCCACCAGAACCGCCTCCAAATCACCAGAACCACAGACAAATACAACTTCGTCGAAGAACTCATAATCGCCCACCAAGCCAAAAAACTCCACCACAGGCTCAAATGGCTCAAGTCTTACTCCTTTGACTCCGATGGCCAAAGAACCGACTTCTCCCTCAGAAACGAAAAAcccttcaacttctcaaGGGTAACTTCCTACCCACCTCCCTCCTCCTCCCTGAACCCCTCCCTCAATCCCTAG
- a CDS encoding uncharacterized protein (weak similarity to gb|EFA23736.1| signal peptidase II [Bifidobacterium gallicum DSM 20093]) — translation MFPLCFHSIRASVPAYAAIVVPPDTGAHADFFNAFSSRCVPAPAIVARGSCRRAQPPKTHINSVGLNRLDFQYVLSCFSDITTPYAVLMIPAFGFRCRLTTRQKPGPNAGKGSGSRWQMSLSRVPCIAAAVCTWRVRGRCWSRDVPCEFVKFALNHSLKSSSTVVLGLRVTGLYGKDSQE, via the coding sequence ATGTTTCCACTATGTTTCCATTCCATTCGCGCTTCTGTACCTGCTTACGCTGCCATCGTTGTCCCCCCAGACACGGGGGCGCACGCCGACTTTTTCAACGCCTTCTCGAGCAGATGCGTTCCTGCTCCTGCAATTGTTGCTCGAGGCTCCTGCCGGCGGGCCCAACCACCAAAAACCCACATTAATTCCGTAGGGCTAAACCGGCTTGATTTCCAATATGTTCTCAGCTGTTTCTCAGACATTACTACTCCGTATGCTGTCCTGATGATCCCTGCCTTCGGCTTCCGTTGCAGACTAACGACGAGACAAAAACCGGGCCCTAACGCAGGGAAGGGTAGCGGCAGCCGCTGGCAGATGTCATTATCACGAGTGCCATGCATTGCAGCTGCAGTATGCACATGGCGGGTTCGCGGACGGTGTTGGTCACGTGACGTTCCATGTGAATTTGTGAAATTTGCTCTTAACCATTCATTAAAGTCGAGTTCTACAGTAGTTTTAGGCTTGAGAGTCACAGGGCTATATGGTAAAGATTCGCAAGAATAG
- the INO2 gene encoding Ino2p (similar to Ashbya gossypii AGR059C) has product MSMKGREKEGYREGSYFDELFDLDLDIDFETAYNMISGTVEQLDCVEGGSGGETHGSVNDGSQFVTRDDLTVGVGRFEVGEGDGKVSGGGLGAGNNGGRSGLLPHNLLSVDESYAIENFLDSLLPSNEGSPLPNVSIHPSSNMMAGPGMVTGAGSLSLPPPPVPIPASSSSHQQRQPQKQQQQSQQSHLHKHMIDDGRYCPQVVELPEIKLPEDEIPDDINLNRAKLRRWKHVYCEKQRRMIFKQAFDELIAMVRFPRPSESQVAKVRGRTTLSREDDISKVREPGDGKRIPKHVLLKYIVQDIELLVLANQELESLMTTSTRT; this is encoded by the coding sequence ATGTCCATGAAAGGACGAGAGAAAGAAGGGTATAGGGAAGGCAGCTACTTTGATGAGCTGTTTGACCTAGATCTCGATATAGATTTTGAGACGGCGTATAACATGATTTCGGGGACCGTTGAGCAGCTGGATTGTGTTGAAGGGGGGAGTGGTGGGGAGACACATGGTAGCGTGAACGATGGGTCTCAGTTTGTGACTCGGGATGATCTGACGGTTGGCGTTGGTCGGTTTGAAGTGGGCGAGGGGGATGGGAAGGTTTCTGGGGGTGGTTTAGGAGCTGGTAATAATGGAGGACGAAGCGGGCTTCTTCCACACAACTTGCTTAGTGTAGATGAGTCTTATGCAATTGAGAACTTTCTGGATAGTCTATTGCCCTCTAATGAAGGCTCTCCATTACCAAATGTGTCTATACACCCGTCATCTAATATGATGGCAGGGCCTGGGATGGTGACTGGTGCAGGATCGCTGTCGCTGCCGCCGCCTCCAGTTCCAATACCggcatcatcatcatcccaTCAGCAGCGGCAACctcaaaaacaacagcaacaatcGCAGCAATCGCATCTACATAAACATATGATTGATGATGGAAGATACTGCCCACAAGTAGTTGAGCTTCCAGAAATCAAACTTCCGGAGGATGAGATCCCCGATGATATTAATTTAAATCGGGCCAAGTTGAGGCGCTGGAAACACGTTTATTGTGAAAAACAGCGAAGAATGATCTTCAAGCAGGCCTTTGATGAATTGATAGCGATGGTACGTTTTCCACGGCCTTCTGAATCACAAGTAGCTAAGGTTCGTGGTAGAACCACTTTGAGTAGAGAAGATGACATTTCGAAGGTCCGAGAGCCGGGGGATGGTAAGAGGATCCCAAAGCATGTACTTTTAAAGTACATAGTACAAGACATCGAATTGTTGGTGTTAGCTAATCAGGAATTAGAGAGTTTGATGACAACTTCAACAAGGACCTGA